The DNA segment TAGTATGAATCTAGAATCTATTTTTCAAAATGAAATTACCTCAATAACGGTATTAAGCGGAGTAATCTTTATTCTCGCAGGGATAATTCTTTACTTTTTCCCTCCCAAAAAAATTAATGGATTATACGGCTACCGCACCGCTGCCTCGATGAAATCTCAGGAAAATTGGGATTTTGCACAAATTTACGCCGCGCAGAAAGCAATACTATCTGGGATAATTTTAAGCTTAGTCGGAATTCTAGTAGGTTTTGTGAGTATGTCAGAAAATCTTCAATTGGTAATCGGATTATCTATGTTAATTTCATCTTGCATCTATTTATTTGTAAGCACCGAAAAGGCTTTAAAAGAAAAATTTTACAACAATTAATTTTTTTATTTGGAGCTATTTCCTGCTGTCCACTATATCTTTCCTGCCCAAAAAAAGGGCAGGAAAGGATGCCGTTCCCATCAGGGCTAGGCACTCGGCCGAAGAAGTTTGTTTTCGTCAATTAAAATTTCTTATTTGAAAATAGATAAATCTTTTTGAATAAAGTTTCACCCTACTACTTACTTATATCAGCTTTTATTTCTTTTAATTATAACGGCAAAATTTGTATATTTAAAATTCAATAAGCTGATTATGACTTCACAATTACTCTCATCAGACAAAATCATAATTCCTTACAATTACAAAGGAATTAAATTCAACCGCTTTCTCGCCATTGCATTTATAGTGGTCTCAGCAATTGGATTTTTCAATACGCCTGATAATTATATTTTTAATTATGGCTATCTACTATTTGGCATAGGATATATATATCTTTACTTTTTTATGTATTCTAAAGCAGGTTTATTGATCAGAGATGGCGTTCTAAATGTTCAGCCACTTGGCAAATCGATTATTCTTGCCGACGTAATCGAATTCAAAAAGTTTGCTGGAGATTACACCTTAATAACTGAAAATTCAAAATTAGTGATTAACACACAACTTCTTGATCCAGAAGGTTTAGAACAATTAGATGCTATTTTAGAATCCATTCCTGCCGATCGTCATTTAGAAATTTTACCATCATAAAATGAAGCAACTTTTTATTATCACGCTGGTATTGTTCTATTCAATTCAATCTTTTGCTCAGTCAAAATTATCAAAAGACAACAAAGGTTTGCCAGATATGAAGCAGGAGATTAATAACCATCAACAAACACCAAAATGGAATTCTCTGCCGCAGCCTGTTTTTTATATAGTGAACGACTTGGTTTTTAATTCAGAAATGTTAGTTACTATAGATCACGATAAAATTGAGACCGTTAGGGTTAGAAAAGATCCCTTTGAAAACGATGGTATTCATTATCATGGAACTATATCAATAAAATTGAAGTCCAATTATGAACCAAATTTCATCACATTAAAGGATTTAGCAATAAAACAATTCAAAATAGATCCCGAAAATCTAATTTTCAAAATTAATGGGAATATAGTTAATTCCGACTATTCACAATTTTATGTCGATGAAAATTTCCTTCTAAAAATCACTACAGACAACCTGGATACTTCCGAATTTGATTCAAAATTTCAAATAATTTCACTACAGACAAAGCCTCCAAAGCAATTTGAAAAGAAAAAGGACATTTCGACTAAAGGAATGCAGAATTAGATTTCAAAACATTATTATATTTAGCTTTATTACTTCGCCCGTTAGCTCCTCTTGGGCGGACTAAACATTCCACCTTTCATACCGAAAATAATGGTTAGAAAAGGATTTACTGCGCTAATTACCTTTAATACTGTCGACTACTTCAGGAGTAATCTGAAATCCAAGATTATGGAAATCATAATTCACTAAGACTAATTTAAAGTTTGATTTTTTAAAAAACATATCAGAAATAAACTGCAAATTTTGTAACAACCGTGCGCAACTGCGGCAGTATCTTACTAACTTTAGTGGAAGTTTGAAATAGAAGGATTATTCAAAATTTCAAAAGCTCACAAACTCAAAATTTCTGATTTATGAAAATATTACTTACCGGAGCAACTGGATATATTGCGCAACGACTTTTGCCAGTTTTATTAGAGCAAGGACATCACATAGTGTGTACCGCTCGAGATGCAAGACGTTTCAGAAATCAATATAATTCTCCCAATATTGAAGTTGCCGAAGTGGATTTTCTTGATAAAAAAACATTGAAAAATATTCCCCAAGATATTGATATCGCTTATTATCTGATACATTCTATGTCTACTAACTCTGGTTCTTTTGAAGATATGGAGCAGATTTGTGCAGAAAATTTTATCGACAGAATTCAAGAAACCAATGCACAGCAAATAATCTATTTGAGCGGAATTGTAAACGATCAAGAACTTTCCAAACATCTAAGTTCACGAATGAATGTAGAAACGATAATTTCGCGCTCCACTATTCCGTTGACAACTTTAAGAGCGGGCATAATTGTAGGTTCTGGAAGTGCTTCTTTTGAAATCATACGAGATCTTGTAGAAAAACTGCCAGTAATGATTACTCCCATTTGGTTAAAAACCAAATGCCAACCAATTGCCATCAGAAATGTGGTGGAGTTTCTGGTAGGAGTAATTGGCCACAAAAAAGCTTATGATGCTAGCTTTGATATTGGTGGACCTGATATTCTTACCTATAAAGAGATGTTACTAAAATTTGCAGAGATTCGTGGCCTGAAGCGATATATCTACGTTGTGCCGATAATGACTCCACGCCTGTCGTCGTATTGGTTGTATTTTGTAACATCAACGTCTTACGCACTGGCGAAAAATCTTGTTGATAGTATGAAAATTGAGGTAATTGCTGAACCAAATGACTTGGCTACGGATTTACATATTAAACTCCTAACCTATTCAAAAGCCATCAACCTT comes from the Flavobacterium ardleyense genome and includes:
- a CDS encoding SdpI family protein, with protein sequence MNLESIFQNEITSITVLSGVIFILAGIILYFFPPKKINGLYGYRTAASMKSQENWDFAQIYAAQKAILSGIILSLVGILVGFVSMSENLQLVIGLSMLISSCIYLFVSTEKALKEKFYNN
- a CDS encoding SDR family oxidoreductase yields the protein MKILLTGATGYIAQRLLPVLLEQGHHIVCTARDARRFRNQYNSPNIEVAEVDFLDKKTLKNIPQDIDIAYYLIHSMSTNSGSFEDMEQICAENFIDRIQETNAQQIIYLSGIVNDQELSKHLSSRMNVETIISRSTIPLTTLRAGIIVGSGSASFEIIRDLVEKLPVMITPIWLKTKCQPIAIRNVVEFLVGVIGHKKAYDASFDIGGPDILTYKEMLLKFAEIRGLKRYIYVVPIMTPRLSSYWLYFVTSTSYALAKNLVDSMKIEVIAEPNDLATDLHIKLLTYSKAINLAFDKIEQNQVLSSWKDAQTSNIFRRGMQQYMEVPTYGCFKDVRTRKTENPEQTLNRIWAIGGETGWYYGDWLWKIRGFMDQIVGGVGLRRGRRSPTDIRVGETLDFWRVLISDKEDQRLLLFAEMKLPGEAWLEFKLDEDNTLTQTATFRPLGLWGRVYWYSVLPFHGVLFKKMINNIVK